Genomic window (Mesorhizobium sp. M4B.F.Ca.ET.058.02.1.1):
GCTCGGCATCCTGCAGGATCGCGGCCAGCGCGTCGCGCTGGTGACCGACGGGCGCATGTCGGGCGCTTCCGGCAAGGTGCCGGCGGCGATTCATGTGACGCCGGAAGCGGTCGAGGACGGCCCGATCGCCAGGATCCATGACGGTGACATAATCCGGCTCGACGCCGATGCCGGCACGCTGGAAGTGCTGGTGCCCGGCGCGGAATTCGCGCTGCGGCGCACGGCGGATGCCGACCTCATCGGCAACGAGTTCGGCTTCGGCCGCGAGTTGTTCGCCGGGTTCCGGCAGCTCGTCGGCCGCGCCGACCACGGCGCCGCCGCGTTCGGCAACGCTTGAGTCGACAATTCCATCCAAGAAAAAGGGGCGGCTCAGCGGCCGCCCCTTTTTCTCCAGGAGACGGAAGCGCTGCCTATTGAACGGTGATCTCGGCGCGTTCGCCGGCCTTCACCGTCACCGGCGTCTCCTTGTCCTGGCCCTGATCGGACGCGTGGCGCACGACGACATAGTCGCCTGCCGGAATGGTCTGCTGCCAGCTGTCGCCATAGCTCAGGCCGAGCGACTTGCGCTTGCCCTCGATGTCCTTCTTCGACGACAACACCTCGATCGAGTAGGCGCCGGGCGCCGACATGGCGAGCACGCCGGCGTCCAGCGTCACCTTGATGTCCTGATTGTCGCCGGCCTTGATGCTGAAGGGCTGCTCGACCACGGCGATATCGAACGTGGTGATCGCGACATAGTCGTCCGGCGGCAGCCAGAACTTGCTGTCCGGCCCGTAAGAGTGCTCGACGCTTTCGCGCGTGCCGTCGATCTTCTTCTTGGCCTTGACGATCTCGAAGCCGATGCCCGAATTGTCGGCCTTGTCGCCGCCCGCCGTATAATAGGCGTTGAGCACGGCATGACCGACGCCGACGACGACATCCTTTTCGACGGTCTGCCCGGCGGCCAGTTGGACGGTCTCGGTCACCGTGCCGGCGCCGATCTGCACCGTCACCTTCTGCTCGCCCGCGGGCACGGTGGCCCTGGCGTCGCCATAATGGGTGGTGCTGCCGCCCGGATAGGCGAAATCGACGCGGGCCTCGCCGCTGATCTCGGCGCCCTGGCTGGCGTGCGGATGGATGACCAGCGTGCCGGCATTCAGCGTGAACAGCGGCTTGTAGACCTGGCCGGCCTCGACCTTGAGCTTCTGCTCGACCTTGGCCTCGTCGGCGCGACCGACGACGATGTAGTCGCCCGGCTCGAGATGGGTCTTGAGCTCGCCGTACTCGGTCATTACCTGATCGCCGCGCGTGCCGTCGGCGTTGGCCTTGTAGATCTCCCAGGCATTGCTGTTGTCGCTGATGTCCGGACCGCCTTCGGCCAGGATGACGCTCGGCATGAAGTTGAATTCCGGCTTGGCCGGTTCCGGAGCCGGCGCTGGGGCCGGAGCAGGTTCGGGGGCGGGTGCCGGGGCCGGCGCCGCCACGGTCTCGACCAGCGCTTCCTGCAGCGCCTTTTCGTCCGAGGCCTGGATGTACTTGCCGCTGGTGTTCTCGGCGAGGCAGGCGATCTGCTTGCCTTCGTCGGCGGTCAGGCCGAAGCCGACGACGTCAGCGGTGAAGTCGACGCCGGAAGCCTCCAGTTCCTTGCCGAGCGCGCAAGGGTCGCCGCCGCAGGTCTCGA
Coding sequences:
- a CDS encoding VWA domain-containing protein, yielding MMRLARSVATAILLLSTTTLGLAANKVIIILDASGSMWAQIDGRPKLEIARESLRTVLQSVPADDEIGFMAYGHRQKGSCEDIELIVPPQAGSASAISAAADSMKFVGKTPLTAAVKQAAEALKYTEDKATVVLITDGLETCGGDPCALGKELEASGVDFTADVVGFGLTADEGKQIACLAENTSGKYIQASDEKALQEALVETVAAPAPAPAPEPAPAPAPAPEPAKPEFNFMPSVILAEGGPDISDNSNAWEIYKANADGTRGDQVMTEYGELKTHLEPGDYIVVGRADEAKVEQKLKVEAGQVYKPLFTLNAGTLVIHPHASQGAEISGEARVDFAYPGGSTTHYGDARATVPAGEQKVTVQIGAGTVTETVQLAAGQTVEKDVVVGVGHAVLNAYYTAGGDKADNSGIGFEIVKAKKKIDGTRESVEHSYGPDSKFWLPPDDYVAITTFDIAVVEQPFSIKAGDNQDIKVTLDAGVLAMSAPGAYSIEVLSSKKDIEGKRKSLGLSYGDSWQQTIPAGDYVVVRHASDQGQDKETPVTVKAGERAEITVQ